A window of Brachybacterium fresconis contains these coding sequences:
- a CDS encoding IS481 family transposase, whose amino-acid sequence MTHANAPLSLEGRRRLVNRCLTRPIAHVAAEMGISRACASKWVNRWRRHGEAGLQDRASTPHHSSTATAACVIQQIEVWRREHKWSAQRIAYELAELDVRINRRTVSRHLSRLGLGRRRFIDPGGDTNRKPGKITARWPGHMVHLDVKKVGRIPDGGGWRIHGRNSDQARTAGRAKSAGAKRGYTYLHSAVDGFSRLSYTEPLTDEKGPTAAAFLARAKAWFAAHGISHIHRVITDNGACYRSADFARIVGNRTRHQKTRPYTPRHNGKVERYQRILAEELLYAREFESEEARDTAIGIWNIHYNYHRPHSGAGGHPPASRLRAGVTNVWPSYI is encoded by the coding sequence GTGACGCACGCTAATGCTCCGTTGAGCCTTGAAGGTCGACGCCGGCTCGTGAATCGGTGCCTGACCCGGCCGATCGCGCACGTAGCTGCCGAGATGGGCATCTCACGCGCGTGCGCTTCGAAGTGGGTCAACCGGTGGAGACGCCATGGCGAAGCCGGGCTCCAAGACCGTGCTTCGACGCCCCACCACAGCAGTACCGCGACAGCAGCCTGTGTCATCCAACAGATCGAGGTCTGGCGGCGAGAGCACAAGTGGTCCGCCCAGCGCATTGCCTACGAGCTCGCCGAGCTGGACGTCAGGATCAACCGGCGTACCGTCAGCCGACACCTGAGCCGACTCGGCCTTGGCCGACGCCGGTTCATCGACCCTGGCGGCGACACCAATCGCAAGCCAGGGAAGATCACCGCCCGCTGGCCCGGCCATATGGTGCACCTCGACGTGAAGAAGGTCGGCCGAATCCCTGACGGTGGCGGCTGGCGCATTCATGGGCGCAACAGCGACCAGGCTAGGACTGCGGGTCGCGCGAAGTCAGCTGGGGCGAAGCGGGGGTACACCTACCTGCACTCCGCCGTCGACGGATTCTCCCGACTCTCGTACACCGAGCCGCTGACCGACGAGAAGGGACCCACGGCGGCAGCGTTCCTCGCCCGAGCTAAGGCCTGGTTCGCCGCTCACGGGATCTCGCACATCCACCGCGTCATCACCGATAACGGTGCGTGCTACCGCTCGGCCGACTTCGCTCGAATCGTCGGCAACCGCACGCGACACCAGAAGACCAGGCCCTACACGCCCCGACACAACGGGAAGGTGGAGCGCTACCAGCGAATCCTGGCCGAGGAACTGCTATACGCCCGAGAGTTCGAGAGCGAAGAAGCCCGCGACACCGCGATCGGAATCTGGAATATCCACTACAACTACCACCGCCCCCATAGTGGAGCGGGCGGACATCCCCCAGCATCTCGGCTCCGTGCTGGCGTCACCAACGTCTGGCCCTCATACATCTAG
- a CDS encoding MFS transporter, which yields MIRRPSHQSEAVQPPHTLKDAWIALAGLSAVFLFEMLDNSILNVALPTIGRELQATATALQWVTGVYSVVFGGLMLALSAVADRIGRRKMMLAGLVLLGMTSLATAFVATAGQLIAVRAAMAVAAAMTTPGSLALAFRLFADDRLRVRAMTVISTVGLIGLAVGPIAGGFVLAIAPWQTLLLVNVPIAAIAFIAIRKGIPADRPEELHRDPVDIWGAILGTAAIASALLAPALFVEVGADTWFPWAGVAATIAFAAAFAWRERSFQYPLLDLQLIASPLVSSGLAFKGAANLAVAGIGYLVALQLQLDWGWTPAQAALGMLPQVIVLVAGGAVISILVDKLGLDRAAWLSASAVVVGLAVYALLGRVGYVWIAVALVLVAAGMRVVGVVAGTNVMKGVPEDRTTVGAALADTAGEFATAVGIALSGTFLAAIFTGHLTASAWPTEQTAEFRLAVTWGGIALTVLAAGLVAFGMLRAHGEKSAPEI from the coding sequence ATGATTCGTCGTCCCAGCCACCAGTCCGAGGCCGTGCAGCCGCCTCACACGCTGAAGGACGCGTGGATCGCGCTGGCCGGGCTGTCGGCCGTGTTCCTGTTCGAGATGCTCGACAACTCGATCCTCAATGTCGCCTTGCCCACCATCGGCCGGGAACTACAGGCCACCGCCACCGCATTGCAATGGGTGACTGGCGTGTACTCCGTCGTGTTCGGCGGATTGATGCTCGCGCTCAGCGCCGTCGCCGACCGCATCGGCCGACGCAAGATGATGCTGGCCGGGCTCGTGCTGCTCGGGATGACGAGTCTCGCGACAGCCTTCGTGGCCACTGCCGGGCAGCTCATCGCCGTTCGCGCGGCGATGGCGGTGGCCGCCGCGATGACCACGCCGGGCTCCCTGGCTCTCGCGTTCCGGCTCTTCGCCGATGACCGCCTCCGGGTACGCGCGATGACGGTGATCTCCACCGTAGGACTCATCGGCCTTGCCGTCGGCCCGATCGCCGGCGGCTTCGTCCTCGCCATCGCACCGTGGCAGACCCTGCTGCTGGTCAACGTGCCGATCGCAGCCATCGCCTTCATCGCGATCCGCAAAGGCATTCCCGCCGACCGGCCAGAAGAGCTTCACCGCGATCCTGTCGATATCTGGGGAGCCATCCTGGGCACCGCGGCCATCGCATCCGCATTGCTCGCCCCCGCCCTCTTCGTCGAAGTGGGCGCAGACACCTGGTTCCCCTGGGCCGGGGTGGCCGCGACCATCGCTTTCGCGGCAGCATTCGCCTGGCGCGAGCGCTCGTTCCAATACCCCCTGCTGGACCTGCAGCTGATCGCGAGCCCGCTCGTGTCCAGCGGACTGGCCTTCAAAGGCGCAGCCAACCTCGCCGTCGCAGGTATCGGGTACCTCGTTGCACTTCAGCTCCAGCTCGACTGGGGATGGACGCCCGCCCAGGCAGCACTGGGCATGCTTCCGCAAGTGATCGTCCTCGTCGCCGGCGGCGCCGTCATCTCGATCCTCGTCGACAAGCTCGGACTCGATCGAGCGGCCTGGCTCAGCGCCTCTGCCGTCGTCGTGGGCCTGGCCGTCTACGCGCTTCTGGGACGCGTCGGATACGTCTGGATCGCTGTGGCCCTCGTGCTCGTCGCGGCGGGAATGCGGGTCGTCGGCGTCGTCGCGGGAACCAACGTCATGAAAGGAGTTCCAGAAGACCGGACCACCGTCGGCGCGGCCCTGGCCGATACAGCCGGCGAGTTCGCAACCGCCGTGGGCATCGCCCTGAGCGGAACCTTCCTCGCCGCCATCTTCACCGGGCACCTCACCGCATCGGCCTGGCCGACCGAGCAGACCGCGGAGTTCCGACTCGCGGTCACCTGGGGCGGAATCGCTCTGACCGTGCTCGCGGCGGGCCTCGTCGCCTTCGGCATGCTCCGAGCCCACGGAGAGAAGAGCGCCCCAGAAATCTAG
- a CDS encoding nucleoside 2-deoxyribosyltransferase encodes MTRKMFLAGPFKALVDADTHVMGDAAIDKYTSIIDFFETQGWDVHCAHRREHWGREFMEPSECTRIDYTEIAACDVFVAFPGAPASPGTHIEIGWASAWNKPIVLLLDEGAEYAFLVRGLSAVADVQMITIDPEQPTGPRILTAIEHAQAGAVSEA; translated from the coding sequence ATGACGCGAAAGATGTTTCTCGCCGGCCCGTTCAAAGCTCTCGTCGACGCCGACACCCATGTGATGGGCGACGCCGCGATCGACAAGTACACCTCGATCATCGACTTCTTCGAAACCCAGGGGTGGGATGTGCACTGCGCCCACCGCAGAGAGCACTGGGGCCGTGAGTTCATGGAACCCAGCGAATGCACACGCATCGACTACACGGAGATCGCCGCCTGCGACGTCTTCGTCGCGTTCCCCGGCGCACCGGCATCCCCGGGCACGCACATCGAGATCGGGTGGGCCTCCGCCTGGAACAAACCCATCGTCTTACTCCTCGACGAGGGAGCCGAGTACGCGTTCCTCGTCCGAGGCCTCTCAGCGGTCGCCGACGTCCAGATGATCACCATCGATCCCGAGCAGCCCACCGGACCACGCATCCTCACCGCGATCGAGCACGCGCAGGCAGGAGCCGTCAGTGAAGCCTGA
- the mobF gene encoding MobF family relaxase codes for MKGGVTLFRGPGTAARRYLESDRSTADDYYLEGGTALADFTITNAAGEVVANTGLDPEQYAGWVDWVHPLTGERMGIPREAGEIRKGSPRFAEMVVNTPKSLSIAAALHPEVSDALDAAQQDAVAEIRRWLAQHAYTRVGPRGEQEIIPAESVQTVAVVHRTSRAGDPHRHVHFQIGTRVPAAGKWRALDTAVLFKQQGAIRALGAAVIAAHPHLAATLDAHGLTLDPVTGEVTELETFNPVMSKRAHQVERNLKRLEAEWESAHPGEEAGPVVRARLLHKAWAHERPNKKPSDLGDEDAWKQELVEAGYNPETLTRAPAPERVSVDDLSVQEVANRALDRSAAGGSTWTVHTIREHVTRITTDHGAQATPTELREFVQLATDLAIGD; via the coding sequence ATGAAAGGCGGCGTGACCCTCTTCCGCGGGCCGGGCACTGCCGCCCGCCGGTACCTCGAATCCGACCGGTCCACCGCGGATGACTACTACCTCGAAGGCGGCACGGCGCTGGCGGACTTCACCATCACCAACGCCGCCGGTGAGGTCGTCGCGAACACCGGGCTGGACCCGGAGCAGTACGCGGGCTGGGTGGACTGGGTCCATCCGCTGACCGGGGAGCGGATGGGAATCCCGCGTGAGGCTGGCGAGATCCGGAAGGGCTCGCCGCGGTTCGCGGAGATGGTCGTCAACACCCCCAAGTCCCTGTCGATCGCTGCCGCCCTGCACCCGGAGGTCTCCGATGCCCTCGATGCCGCGCAGCAGGATGCGGTGGCCGAGATTCGGCGGTGGCTGGCCCAGCACGCCTACACGCGGGTTGGCCCGCGCGGGGAGCAGGAAATCATCCCGGCGGAGTCGGTGCAGACGGTGGCCGTGGTGCATCGCACCAGTCGTGCCGGTGATCCGCACCGGCATGTGCACTTCCAGATCGGCACTCGCGTGCCCGCCGCGGGCAAGTGGCGTGCCCTCGATACTGCGGTCCTGTTCAAGCAACAGGGTGCGATCCGTGCACTCGGCGCTGCGGTGATCGCCGCGCACCCGCACCTGGCTGCAACCCTGGACGCTCACGGCCTCACCCTCGACCCCGTCACCGGGGAGGTCACGGAGCTGGAGACGTTCAACCCGGTGATGAGCAAGCGTGCCCATCAGGTCGAACGCAACCTGAAGCGGTTGGAGGCCGAGTGGGAGTCCGCGCATCCCGGCGAGGAGGCCGGCCCCGTCGTCCGCGCGCGGCTGCTGCACAAGGCGTGGGCGCATGAGCGGCCGAACAAGAAACCGTCCGACCTCGGCGACGAAGATGCTTGGAAGCAAGAGCTGGTCGAGGCCGGTTACAACCCCGAGACCCTCACCCGTGCACCAGCACCCGAGCGGGTGTCCGTCGATGACCTCAGCGTGCAGGAAGTCGCCAACCGTGCCCTCGACCGCAGTGCGGCGGGTGGGTCGACGTGGACGGTGCACACCATCCGCGAGCACGTCACCCGCATCACCACCGACCACGGCGCGCAAGCGACACCTACGGAGTTGCGCGAGTTCGTGCAACTCGCCACCGATCTCGCAATAGGGGATTGA
- a CDS encoding ATP-dependent DNA helicase: protein MEAETQLRDRLEVQAPNREPPRPDLTELAAEHGLDAGQAEAAAAVASPDPLVVVEGAAGSGKTTMLATAIEALDHDGRSVRVVTPTKKAAQVAAETLKVPADSVAALVYAHGFRWNDDGVWTRLKPGDTDPTTGQTYMGPPQGARLVRGERVIVDEAGMLDQDTALALLTIVRESRASVALVGDRAQLPAVGRGGVLDMAAHIRGATVDMSELHRFDDEHYAALTLRMRDGKNPAAIFDQLHSLGLVRLHADDDALREHIAEHTAREDAVTVATNDEATVLNERIRTVRVEAGEVDDTRTVTGSDGLAIGVGDLVQARQNDAELRVANRQTFTIQSVDEDGAVHAIETGTDRKHSVTVALPAEYVAEHVHLAYASTAYGVQGATVDSAHTVLSDALDAAAVYVGLTRGSGRNELHVIAADLAGARAQFVEAMGRDRADRGLTDATARANEAIAGLVKDGPISMVSEELARLDGLAEKAEQRAAWWENVGDQLTGLSARHRDETDESTSALATAEEHATTVGADTLAPLEARAETEGQEYLDAVGEEAQAAGRLATAGWFGKRRAQREHDTAREHTQALRGRLSSEWGTLPRHGGDLDEWVDRVAAQRAEESPEVVEAGEAVVEARQARTGLQERQRRDRLTLLARLHGVDNVRRDPDRYLRTSPRREAAKWRASAEEARADAAELRGLPSDQAADLIEIKRATAEAHETALRERQRQLPDEQHPARSTPRREGPARGL from the coding sequence GTGGAGGCCGAGACGCAGTTGCGTGACCGGCTCGAAGTGCAGGCACCGAACCGCGAGCCGCCCCGTCCCGACCTGACCGAGCTCGCCGCCGAGCACGGCCTCGATGCCGGGCAGGCCGAGGCTGCGGCCGCGGTCGCCTCCCCTGACCCGCTCGTCGTGGTTGAAGGGGCCGCCGGGTCCGGGAAGACCACCATGCTCGCCACCGCCATCGAAGCCCTCGACCACGACGGACGGTCGGTGCGGGTGGTCACCCCGACGAAGAAGGCCGCCCAAGTCGCAGCCGAGACCCTAAAGGTGCCAGCCGACAGTGTGGCTGCGCTCGTGTACGCGCACGGGTTCAGGTGGAACGACGACGGCGTCTGGACCCGCCTCAAGCCCGGCGACACCGACCCCACCACGGGCCAGACCTATATGGGTCCGCCGCAGGGTGCTCGGTTGGTGCGGGGTGAGCGGGTGATCGTGGACGAAGCAGGGATGCTCGACCAGGACACCGCGCTGGCCCTCCTCACCATCGTCCGCGAGTCTCGGGCGTCGGTGGCGCTGGTCGGCGACCGTGCCCAGCTGCCCGCGGTCGGGCGTGGCGGGGTGCTCGATATGGCCGCGCACATCCGCGGGGCAACTGTGGATATGAGCGAGCTGCACCGCTTCGACGACGAACACTATGCGGCCTTGACGTTGCGGATGCGCGACGGGAAGAACCCTGCGGCGATCTTCGACCAGTTGCACTCGCTCGGCTTGGTCCGGCTGCATGCCGACGATGACGCGCTGCGCGAGCACATCGCCGAGCACACGGCCCGCGAGGATGCTGTGACCGTGGCGACCAACGACGAGGCCACCGTCCTGAACGAGCGCATCCGCACCGTCCGCGTCGAAGCTGGCGAGGTCGACGACACCCGTACCGTGACCGGTTCTGATGGTCTGGCGATCGGTGTGGGTGATCTGGTGCAGGCGCGGCAGAATGATGCCGAGCTGCGGGTCGCGAACCGGCAGACCTTCACCATCCAAAGCGTCGACGAGGACGGTGCGGTCCACGCGATCGAGACCGGCACCGACCGCAAACACAGCGTCACGGTTGCCCTTCCGGCCGAGTACGTGGCCGAGCACGTGCATCTGGCCTACGCCTCCACCGCCTACGGCGTCCAAGGCGCGACCGTCGACAGTGCGCACACGGTGCTCTCAGACGCTCTCGACGCGGCAGCCGTCTATGTGGGCCTCACCCGTGGCAGCGGACGCAACGAACTCCACGTGATCGCTGCGGACCTCGCAGGGGCGAGGGCGCAGTTCGTGGAGGCGATGGGTCGCGACCGCGCCGACCGGGGCCTGACCGATGCCACCGCCCGCGCGAACGAGGCCATCGCCGGTCTGGTCAAGGACGGACCTATCTCGATGGTCTCGGAGGAGCTGGCGCGGCTCGACGGGCTGGCGGAGAAGGCGGAGCAGCGGGCCGCCTGGTGGGAGAACGTCGGCGACCAGCTCACTGGGCTGTCGGCCCGGCATCGGGATGAGACGGATGAGAGCACCAGCGCCCTCGCCACGGCAGAGGAGCACGCCACCACCGTGGGGGCCGACACTCTCGCACCCCTGGAGGCCCGCGCCGAAACCGAAGGCCAGGAATACCTTGACGCCGTGGGCGAGGAAGCCCAGGCCGCCGGACGGCTCGCGACGGCTGGCTGGTTCGGCAAGCGGCGCGCCCAGCGCGAGCACGACACCGCCCGCGAGCACACCCAGGCCCTGCGCGGTCGCCTGTCCTCGGAGTGGGGCACTCTCCCGCGGCATGGGGGCGACCTCGACGAGTGGGTGGATCGTGTCGCCGCTCAACGGGCCGAGGAGTCTCCCGAGGTGGTGGAGGCTGGCGAGGCCGTGGTCGAGGCGCGGCAGGCGCGTACCGGGTTGCAGGAGCGACAGCGCCGCGACCGGCTGACGCTATTGGCGCGCCTCCACGGGGTGGACAACGTCCGCCGTGACCCCGACCGCTACCTGCGCACGAGCCCCCGCAGGGAGGCGGCAAAGTGGAGGGCGTCGGCGGAAGAAGCGCGGGCCGACGCCGCCGAGCTTCGTGGCCTGCCGTCGGATCAGGCGGCGGATCTCATCGAGATCAAACGCGCCACCGCCGAAGCCCACGAGACAGCGCTCCGGGAACGGCAGCGGCAGCTCCCCGACGAGCAACACCCCGCCCGGAGCACTCCTCGCCGAGAGGGTCCAGCACGCGGTCTCTAG
- a CDS encoding NUDIX hydrolase codes for MTRDASYPKPATLAAVVRKGRVLLIRRAHMPDAERWAFPGGKIEPGETLTAATARELAEETGVLATPGDVFDAVDVIDADHNLHYVLIAVLCRWERGEPVPDDDALEAAWFTLEEMAAIPVAETFNVRAIAQTALELERKQ; via the coding sequence ATGACGCGCGACGCTTCCTACCCGAAGCCGGCGACGCTGGCGGCAGTGGTCCGAAAAGGACGTGTACTCCTTATCCGGCGTGCCCACATGCCCGACGCCGAGCGCTGGGCATTCCCCGGGGGCAAGATCGAACCCGGCGAGACCCTGACCGCCGCGACCGCGCGCGAACTCGCCGAGGAAACAGGAGTCCTCGCCACACCCGGTGATGTCTTCGATGCTGTCGACGTCATCGATGCCGACCACAATCTGCATTACGTCCTGATCGCAGTGCTCTGCCGATGGGAACGAGGGGAACCGGTCCCGGACGATGACGCACTCGAAGCGGCATGGTTCACCCTCGAGGAAATGGCTGCGATACCGGTCGCGGAAACATTCAACGTCCGCGCTATCGCCCAAACCGCGCTCGAGCTGGAACGCAAGCAATAG
- a CDS encoding IS3 family transposase (programmed frameshift) → MPKKIDPQLRARCVRLVREHAQEYPTLTAATAAVARQEGVSRESVRRWLAQAEVDDGSRPGTTTEESAEVKRLKAEVKRLREDNEILRRASNFLRGGARPPQPLILAFIDEMRAEGYAVESILRVLRQQGLEIAARTYRAWKRPARIAARTVTDALVEDKVRELAWKFNPVTGQVQMTPEGLYGRRKWVALLRRQEGLAGTSRGAVDRAMRTLGLEGVRRVKKLRTTIPNPDGKRAGDLLSRDFTAPAPDRVWVTDFTYVRTWAGFVYVAFVVDVFAQRIVGWHASSSMRTDLVMTPLRIALWQRDRDGNPVPPGSLVAHSDAGSQYTSVRYTEHLDLEGIAPSIGTVGDAYDNALMEGVNGLYKTECIRTTVFHAGPFRTLSDVEFATAGWVDWYNNRRLHGSLGMLTPVEFETLHYEALDREPEPAK, encoded by the exons ATGCCGAAGAAGATCGATCCCCAGCTGCGCGCGAGGTGCGTGCGGCTCGTGCGCGAGCACGCCCAGGAGTACCCCACCCTGACCGCGGCGACGGCCGCGGTCGCCCGCCAAGAGGGCGTCTCGCGGGAGTCCGTGCGGCGCTGGCTGGCCCAGGCCGAGGTCGACGACGGGTCCCGTCCCGGCACCACGACCGAAGAATCCGCCGAGGTCAAACGACTGAAGGCCGAGGTCAAGCGATTGCGGGAGGACAACGAGATCCTCCGCCGGGCCTCAA ATTTTCTTCGCGGGGGAGCTCGACCCCCGCAACCGCTGATCCTCGCCTTCATCGACGAGATGCGCGCCGAGGGCTATGCAGTCGAGTCGATCCTCCGCGTCCTGCGCCAGCAGGGCCTGGAGATCGCTGCACGCACCTACCGGGCCTGGAAACGGCCGGCCCGCATCGCTGCTCGCACCGTCACAGACGCTCTGGTCGAGGACAAGGTCCGCGAGCTTGCATGGAAGTTCAACCCGGTCACCGGGCAGGTGCAGATGACGCCGGAGGGCTTGTACGGGCGACGGAAGTGGGTTGCCTTGCTCCGCCGCCAAGAAGGCCTCGCCGGCACCTCCCGCGGCGCGGTCGACCGGGCCATGCGGACCCTTGGCCTCGAGGGCGTGCGGCGGGTGAAGAAGCTGCGCACCACCATCCCTAATCCGGATGGGAAACGTGCCGGTGACCTGCTGAGTCGTGACTTCACGGCTCCGGCTCCGGACCGGGTCTGGGTCACCGATTTCACGTATGTCCGGACGTGGGCGGGGTTCGTCTATGTCGCGTTCGTCGTGGACGTGTTCGCCCAGCGGATCGTGGGCTGGCACGCCAGCTCCAGCATGCGCACCGACCTGGTGATGACTCCGCTGCGGATCGCACTGTGGCAGCGCGACCGCGACGGAAACCCGGTCCCACCAGGATCTTTGGTAGCGCACAGCGATGCCGGGTCCCAGTACACCTCGGTCCGGTACACCGAGCACCTCGACCTCGAGGGCATTGCCCCGTCGATCGGGACCGTCGGCGACGCGTATGACAACGCCCTCATGGAGGGCGTGAACGGCCTGTACAAGACCGAGTGCATCCGCACCACGGTCTTCCACGCCGGCCCCTTCCGGACGCTCTCGGACGTCGAGTTCGCGACCGCCGGCTGGGTCGACTGGTACAACAACCGGCGTCTCCACGGCTCCCTCGGGATGCTCACCCCGGTAGAGTTCGAGACGCTCCACTACGAGGCCCTCGACCGAGAGCCCGAACCCGCAAAGTAG
- a CDS encoding 3-oxoacyl-ACP reductase: MAHTILPLTEQIVLVTGGARGLRAAITRAFLAQGARVVIDYHTSQDAAEDLAAAHPGKAIAIRADVRDRAQVDALVAEAADRFGGPITTVVNNALADFSFNGDARSHADQISYEEITAQFTGSVHGPLNVIQATLPGMVEAGFGRIVNIGTNLFQHPVVPYHDYTAAKAALLSLTRTFADDLGPQAITVNMVSGGLLLTTDASAATPEAVFEGIAAGTPLRAVTTPDQLADPVVFFASPWARGVTGQNLIVDGGLVKG, encoded by the coding sequence ATGGCACACACTATTCTCCCCCTCACCGAGCAGATCGTCCTCGTCACCGGCGGCGCCCGCGGACTCCGAGCTGCGATCACTCGCGCGTTCCTGGCCCAGGGTGCGCGAGTGGTCATCGACTACCACACCTCCCAGGACGCCGCGGAGGACCTCGCCGCCGCCCACCCCGGAAAGGCGATCGCAATCCGGGCTGATGTCCGCGACCGCGCCCAGGTCGATGCCCTCGTCGCTGAGGCCGCCGATCGCTTTGGCGGTCCGATCACCACGGTCGTGAACAACGCGCTGGCTGACTTCTCCTTCAACGGCGACGCCCGCTCCCACGCGGACCAGATCTCCTACGAGGAGATCACCGCACAGTTCACCGGCTCCGTGCATGGGCCTCTCAACGTCATCCAGGCCACCCTTCCCGGCATGGTCGAGGCGGGCTTCGGCCGGATCGTCAACATCGGTACGAACCTCTTCCAGCACCCCGTCGTGCCCTACCACGACTACACCGCGGCGAAAGCAGCGCTGCTGTCCCTGACACGCACCTTCGCCGACGATCTCGGCCCGCAGGCCATCACGGTGAACATGGTCTCCGGGGGGCTGCTGCTGACCACCGACGCCTCGGCGGCGACCCCTGAGGCGGTCTTCGAGGGCATCGCCGCGGGCACCCCGCTGCGGGCGGTGACGACGCCGGATCAGCTCGCCGACCCAGTCGTATTCTTCGCTTCCCCGTGGGCCAGGGGTGTGACGGGTCAGAACCTCATCGTCGACGGCGGACTCGTCAAGGGGTGA
- a CDS encoding class I SAM-dependent methyltransferase, translating to MTTSWTTPAVSAGFDAYDDYVENRLAYTPLVNDLQTACGRGGIVLDYGCGSGKVSRRLLDAGAAAQVVGVDISTDMITLARAQTPQPAARFHTIDSGHVPYPDDTFDAIVCCFVFINVPTREELRAIARELARVLTPTGRLFIVDSNPAATGVPFPTFRSGEPGRGYRDGDERKVSLQIPGTGILELVDRHWFISTYEAVLTEAGFTVDKVTDRGAQTVEDVGSQAPIDHPPFMQITAHLQDHSESTIGAG from the coding sequence GTGACGACATCATGGACGACTCCGGCAGTCTCAGCAGGGTTCGATGCCTATGACGACTATGTCGAAAACCGACTGGCTTATACCCCGCTCGTCAATGACCTCCAAACTGCTTGCGGCCGAGGGGGGATCGTGCTCGATTATGGGTGCGGCAGCGGAAAAGTCTCACGACGCCTCCTCGACGCCGGAGCCGCAGCACAGGTCGTCGGAGTCGACATCAGCACCGACATGATCACCCTCGCCCGGGCGCAGACCCCGCAACCGGCCGCGCGATTCCACACCATCGACAGCGGCCACGTTCCCTACCCGGATGACACATTCGATGCGATCGTGTGCTGCTTCGTATTCATCAACGTGCCCACACGCGAGGAACTGAGAGCGATCGCCCGCGAGCTCGCCCGAGTGCTTACACCGACCGGCAGACTCTTCATCGTCGATAGCAACCCGGCGGCCACAGGAGTACCGTTCCCGACCTTCCGCAGCGGCGAGCCCGGCAGAGGCTACCGTGACGGAGACGAACGCAAGGTCAGCTTGCAGATCCCCGGCACCGGGATCCTCGAGCTTGTCGACCGGCACTGGTTCATCAGCACCTACGAGGCGGTGCTGACCGAGGCCGGCTTCACAGTCGACAAGGTCACCGACCGCGGAGCACAAACCGTAGAGGACGTCGGCTCCCAGGCACCTATCGACCATCCACCGTTCATGCAGATCACAGCCCACCTCCAAGACCACTCCGAGTCGACGATCGGGGCGGGGTAG
- a CDS encoding thymidylate synthase, producing MKPEYPDLHTLYLDSLRQVYTGFEYQNSPRGQDEREIIGYTARLTNPARRYCLARSRRQNIIFNYAEALWYLSGKNDLDFIRTYAPSMSRYSPDGLSLPGTGYGPKLLRHVGDETAIERIVNILREDDPASKRAVLQIFDDSEDIYRRNIDVSCTLALQLLRREDRLHMVAFMRANDAYMGLLNDTFSFTFIQEFLASMLGLTPGVYIHNVGSIHIYEKDLTKVHTLLGGDDQTIVEEPSTLPRLPSGASLDQVHQVLALEKSIRADELPGRALATLDLPEAWVDIVRLFWIHRQLQYQRPVDPSIIGDLHPLHRELVVSRWPSIENARVRAVQQ from the coding sequence GTGAAGCCTGAGTATCCCGACCTCCACACGCTCTACCTGGATTCCCTGCGACAGGTCTACACCGGGTTCGAATACCAGAACAGTCCCCGCGGGCAGGACGAACGCGAAATCATCGGCTACACCGCACGCCTGACCAACCCGGCCCGGCGGTACTGCTTGGCCAGGTCTCGTCGGCAGAACATCATCTTCAACTACGCCGAAGCACTGTGGTACCTCTCAGGGAAGAACGACCTCGACTTCATCCGAACCTACGCACCCTCGATGAGCCGGTACAGTCCCGACGGCCTCAGCCTGCCGGGCACCGGGTATGGTCCCAAACTGCTCAGACACGTCGGCGACGAGACTGCGATCGAACGAATCGTGAACATCCTCCGCGAGGATGACCCTGCGAGCAAGCGTGCCGTTCTGCAGATCTTCGACGACTCCGAAGACATCTACCGCCGCAACATCGACGTCTCCTGCACGCTGGCTCTCCAGCTGTTGCGCCGTGAGGACCGTCTGCACATGGTCGCGTTCATGCGCGCCAACGACGCGTACATGGGACTGCTCAACGACACGTTCTCCTTCACGTTCATCCAAGAATTTCTCGCCTCGATGCTGGGCCTGACCCCGGGTGTGTACATCCACAACGTCGGCTCGATCCACATCTACGAAAAAGACCTCACCAAGGTGCACACCCTCCTCGGCGGCGATGATCAGACGATCGTGGAGGAACCCAGCACTCTTCCACGGCTGCCCTCGGGGGCGAGCCTGGACCAGGTGCACCAGGTCCTCGCCCTGGAGAAGTCGATCCGTGCAGACGAGCTCCCAGGCCGCGCACTGGCGACCCTTGATCTTCCGGAAGCGTGGGTCGACATTGTCCGCCTGTTCTGGATCCACCGGCAACTCCAATACCAACGACCAGTCGACCCATCGATTATCGGCGACCTCCATCCCCTCCACCGGGAGCTGGTCGTGAGCCGATGGCCCAGCATCGAAAACGCGCGTGTGAGGGCGGTGCAGCAGTGA